Genomic window (Escherichia fergusonii ATCC 35469):
TTACTTTAATCCTTCCGCTGACAGTGCCGCTTTAACTTTCGGGCGTTCTGCCATTCGCGTCATATATGAAGCGATATGATCTAAACCTTCCATATTCAGCTTAACGCCATATGCCCAACGCAAAACTGTGAACAGGTAAGCATCGGCAATGGTGAAACGTGCGCCACAAATCCACTGGTCATCTTTTAGCGCATCGTCAATGTAGTGCAGTTTCTTTTCAAGCTGCGCACGCACGGATGGCTTAAACTCTTCCGGTGTATCAGGACGAAACAGTGGCGTGAAGCCTTTGTGTAGCTCAGTGGCAATGTAATTCAGCCATTCGATGGTCTGGCGGGCAAGGGTATTAACAGGGGCCAGTAATTGATGATCAGGCACAAGGTCTGCCAGGTATTGCATAATAGCAACGCCTTCGGTGAGTAGCGCACCTTCATCAAGCAGCAGTGCCGGAACCTGACCTTTTGGATTGACAGCGAAGTAGTCATCGCCATTTTCCAGGCGTTTGTTCTGTAAATCCACACACTCCAGAGTGAAATCCTTACCACTCTCACGAAGGGTGATATGAGAAGCCAGTGAACAGGCGCCGGGTTTGTAAAACAGTTTCATCGCTAACTCCTTTTGACTGATTGAAAGATCATGGTAGTGCGCAAATGGGTAAAAAAAAAGCCGCTAACGCAAAGTTAGCGGCTTAAAAAAGCGTTTCCCTTAAAACTTACGCAGTCGCAGTTTTAGATGCTTTTTTGTCATCTGAATCGTCCTGAGTCATACGATTCAGTTTCGGAGCAGTCAGCAGCATCAGGACAGCAATTACCGCAGTAACGATACCGATCTGCATAAATACGCGACCATAGACTTCCAGAGACATCAGTGGATCGGAAACATTTTCTGGTACAGCCATCATGTTGGCAACATAACCGCCAATGATGTTGGCACCGGCAGTGGTCAGGAACCAGCTACCCATAATAAAGCCCATCAGACGCTGTGGAACGAGCTGAGCAACCATTGCCAGACCCAGACCAGAAATCATCAGTTCACCGATACTCTGCAGGCCGTAGCTTGCCACCAGCCAGCCAGAGGAAACGATACCCGCGTCAGTGGCGAATTTTGCACCCAGTGGCAGGATCAGGAACGCACCGGAGCACATCACCATACCGATAGCGAACTTAGTTGGCATCGGCAGAGTATCGCCCATCTTGTTATACAGAGCGGCCAGAATAGGGCTACCAATGATGATCCAGAACGGGTTAAGTGCCTGGTACTGTTCAGGTACAACCGTCATGCCCAGAATGGTGTGTTCAACGTTACGAATCGCAAAGAAGTTCAGTGACGTTGGCATCTGGCTATAAAGCACGAAGAAGATAATGGCTTCTAGCATCAGGATGAATGCAACGATCATTTTACGACGTGCAGCACCTTTCATGGCGATAGCTTCTTTACCAAAGATAAAGACGATACCCAGAGCAACAACGCCCAGTGCCATGCGTGCAATTTCCTGGTTGTGCAGCAGCCAGGTAGCGATCGCGATCAGTGCAATAACACCGATGATGGTCAGCAACAGGTTACGGTAGTTAACTGGCGCGAAGTCAGGTTTGGAACCGTACTGTTTAACCCAACGTTGGCAGAAAGCGAAGTTAACGATGGTAATAATCAGGCCCACTACGCTCAGTGCGAATGCTACGCTCCAGCCATACCGGTCAGCCAGCCATGGTGTTGCCAGCATGGAGAAGAAAGAACCGATGTTGACGGACATATAGTACATGGTAAATGCACCGTCCAGACGCGGATCATCTTTCGCATAGCAGGTAGAAAGCAGGGAGGATGGGTTAGCTTTAAACAAGCCGTTACCCACAGCGATTGCTGCCATACCCATATAGACAACACCGACATCGTGCCCGGACCATGCAACAAGCCCATAACCGATAGCCAGAACGATTGCACCAAGCATGATGACACGCTTAGTACCCAGTACTTTGTCGCCCAACCAGCCGCCGATAGCGACCAGACCGTAAACGAGAGCACTAAATGAGGAGAACAGGGTGATCGAATCCGCTTCAGACATACCCAGTTGTTTAACCAGGTAAACAGCCATAATTCCTTGCAGGCCGTAGTAACCGAAACGTTCCCAGAGCTCAATCGAGAAGATGAGATAGAACGCCTTAGGTTGTTTGAAAGCGTTCAAACTCACGCTTTCAGTTGGTTTATTGTTTGCAGTTGACACTTTAACCTCTTTTTTTACATCCCATATTAACGGGGGTGTTCTGGCACGTTATGCCGTCAGTACATTCGTGCATTGTTATAGTGGGAGGGGAAACGGCAGGTAATGTTCCCTGGATTACATTTTCAGACAAGTCTTTTGTAATAATCCGTTACATTTATCATGGATGGATGATTCCTCGGTTACCTCAAATGTTATCCAGCGTTAAATTTTTTCATTTCCGCAATGGCAGTTTTTTACTCTGCAAGTTGGTTAAGGTAATGCTTGGAATGGAATTATATTTTGCTTGGTTACGCAAAACATAGTGATATAGGCCAGCAAGTGGCTAATAGCCAGTGTAATCTTTTGTATAAAAAATCTTACAGATGATTATTCATTTCAGGATTTCACCGGAATCACCCTTTTTTTTAACACCAGTAGTACATTGTGATTTGAGTCACATATAGATAGAAAATTTCGCTATTAAAAGAACTATCAACCTGCAAACGTGGTTAATCACCAGCAGATTGTCTGATGAAGAGGTAACGAAGCGGCATCATTAACCAGATGAGAGCAATAGCAGGGGGAGTGACGTCGGGGCGCGTGAGCACGCCCCGCGAGGTATCAAATATCGACTTTCTCTTTGTATTCACAAAGATCTTCAATGATACATGAGCCGCAGCGTGGTTTACGGGCGATGCAGGTATAACGACCATGCAAAATAAGCCAGTGGTGACAATCTACTTTGAACTCCGCTGGTACTACTTTCAGCAGCTTCTCTTCCACCTGTTCGACATTTTTACCTGGCGCAAACTGCGTACGGTTACAGACGCGGAAAATATGAGTATCAACCGCGATAGTCGGCCAGCCGAAAGCGGTATTGAGCACTACATTGGCCGTTTTTCTGCCCACACCAGGCAAAGCTTCCAGTGCCGCGCGATCTTCTGGTACTTCACCGTTATGTTTCTCCAGCAGAATACGGCAGGTCTTAATCACATTTTCTGCTTTAGTGTTGAATAAGCCGATAGTTTTGATATATGACTTCAGGCCTTCAACACCCAACTCCAGCATCGCAGCGGGCGTATTAGCAACTGGATAGAGCTTTGCTGTGGCTTTATTAACGCTGACATCCGTCGCCTGGGCTGAAAGTAGTACTGCGATTAACAGTTCAAACGGTGAAGAAAAATTGAGTTCAGTTGTTGGATGTGGATTGTTATCACGCAGGCGCGTGAGGATCTCCACTCTTTTAGTTTGATTCATCAGACTTTCCCTGTTTCGCCTGCTGGTATTTCATTCACAACAGTTTTTGCACGGCGCTTTTTCATTTTTTCATCGATAAGATATTTACCTGCCAGCATTAGTCCAAGGCCGATAAACGCACCTGGCGGCAACATTGCCAGCAGGAAAGGGGAATCGGTATGGAAAATTTCGACACGTAAGACTTTGGCCCAATTGCCCAGTAGCGCATCGGCGCCATCAAACAACGTGCCATTACCAATAATTTCACGCATGGCGCCGAGAACAAACATTGCGCCAGTTGCCCCCATTCCAATTGCAAAACCATCCAGTGCCGAAAGTGCAGGGCCTTTTTTCGCCGCAAAGGCTTCTGCACGACCAACGACGATACAGTTCGTAACAATAAGCGGAATAAAGATCCCCAGCGACTGATAAAGACCAAATGCATAGGCGTTGATCAACATTTGCACTGCGCTTACCACCGAAGCGATGATCATGACATAAATCGGGATACGGATCTCTGTTGGTGTCCAACGACGTAGCGTCGAAATCGTCAGATTGGTTAGAGTCAGCACCAGCGTCGTTGCCAGCCCTAATCCAAGCGCGTTTGTCGCTGTAGAAGTGACCGCCAATAAAGGACACATGCCGAGCAGCTGCACCAGAGCAGAGTTGTTTTTCCACAATCCCTGGACAATGACATCTTTAATTTCGCTCATTGTTATTCTCCACAGGCGGTAAGTTGAGGAAGTTGTTCTGGCAACTGTTGGGCGTACAGTCCGGCTCGTTTGACCGCGTTTACGACAGCACGCGGTGTGATGGTTGCACCAGTGAACTGGTCAAATTCACCACCATCTTTTTTTACTGCCCAACGACGGTCATCTGCGCCGTCAATTTTTTTTCCCGCAAAAAAAGTGATCCAGTCGGAGAGACGCCGCTCAATTTTGTCACCAAGACCAGGTGTTTCATGATGTTCAGTAACACGGGTGCCGAGAATGGTACCACTGAAATCGGCGCCAACGAGTAACTGAATAGCGCCGGAATAACCATCAGGTGCAGTCGCCTCCAGTACCGCAGCGACAGGTTGATCATCTTGTTTAGCAATATAAACGCGGTGTTCGCCTTTACCCAGTTCAGGCGCATTAACCAGATAACAACTCTCAGTCAGGCGGTTATTGTAGTGATCTGCGGGTAATACTTGATCAAATAACGCCTTTTGCTGGATGGCGGCTTGTTCAGCGATGGTCGATTTGGTCATCTGGTTGATGGCTGCGGTTAATCCTGCTGACCCGGCAGCAAACAGGGCCAGAGTGATGCCATGTTTTCGAATCGTTTTCAGCATGATTTATCCTTTCCGGTGTCCGTAAACGCGCGGGCGCGTGTAGTAATCGATCAGAGGAACGGTAATATTCGCCAGCAGGACAGCAAATGCCACACCATCGGGATAGCCACCAAAGCTACGAATAAGCCAGACGAGCACACCCGCCAGAGCGCCGAAAATTAAGCGTCCACGATTGGTAGTAGAGGCGGTGACGGGATCGGTAAGAATAAAAAATGCCCCCAACATCGTCGCGCCGGAAAGCATATGAATTTGTGGCGACGCGAGCGATTCAGGTGCAAACAACCAACCGAGTGTCGCGCACAGCGCCAGTGACACCAGAAAACTTACCGGGATATGCCAGCGGATAACTTTAATCGCAAGTAACCATACACCGCCAGCCAGCCATGCGAGGTTAACCCACTGCCAGCCAGCACCTGCCAACATGCCGCTAAAGATGGGATACTGCATGATCTGTTCAACGGAGCGACCAGAATGTAACGAAGTTTTCAGCGTATCTAAGGGTGTCGCCTGGCTGATTCCATCAATACCCATTCGCAGTGTACTCATATCACCACCGCTGGTGGTATGTCCGGTGAAAATCACCTGTAACGTGTCTGCCATGCCCGGTACGGTTGCTGCAATTTCATAGGGGGGGAGCCAGTTGGTCATCTGGACCGGGAAAGAGATCAGCAAAACAACATAACCGATCATTGCCGGGTTGAACGGATTCTGCCCCAGACCGCCGTAAAGTTGCTTGGCGATAATTACCGCAAAGACCGTACCGAGAACTACCATCCACCACGGTGCGAGAGGCGGAATACTTACAGCTAACAGCAAACCGGTCAGTAGTGCTGAATTATCTTTCAGAATGGCGGCAATTGGCTGATTTCTCAGTTTTAACACCAGAGCTTCAGCTGAAAGGGCGCTAATGACAGCCAATATGATCTGGACAAGTGTGCCCCAGCCAAAGAACCACAATTGTGTCGCAATACCAGGAATAGCGGCCAGCAATACCAACAGCATAATCCGTGAAGTTTGCCGTTGGTTATGGGTATAGGGGGAGCTTGCGATTCTGAATACCATTTAGTCCTCGTTAACTACCTTTTGCTGTGCTGCTTTTTTGGCTTGCGCCCGCGCGATAGCTGCAGCGATTGCAGCTTTACGTGGATCAACCACTTCTTCGCCGTTTGCTGCTGTGGTATTGCGCGGTTCAACCGTTTCGTTATCACTTGTATTAGCGGCGGCTTGCTGTTGCTGTTTACGTGCTTTGGCACGGGCGATAGCTGCTTCAACCGCGGCTTTGCGTGGATCAACCGTTTCGTTATCACTGGTATTAGCAGCAGCTTGTTGTTCTTGTTTGCGAGCTTTGGCACGGGCGATAGCTGCCTCAACCGCGGCTTTGCGTGGATCGACCGTTTCGTTAGCACTGGTATTAGCAGAGGCTTGCTGTTGCTGTTTACGTGCTTTGGCACGGGCGATAGCTGCTTCAACAGCGGCTTTGCGTGGATCGACCGTTTCGTTAGCACTGGTATCAGTGACAGCTTGTTGTTCCTGCTTACGTGCTTTAGCTCGGGCAATAGCAGCCTCAACAGCGGCTTTACGCGGATCGGCTGTTGATGGTGATTCATCGGCTTGTAGAATTTGCGCCTGCTTTGCTCTGGCCTGCGCTTTACGTGCTTCTCGTGCTGCGATAATAGCGCTGTTATCCGGACGTTCACCCGCTTTAATGATAATCGGTTGTGTCGCTTGCGTTTGTTTCTCTTTCACTCTGGCAAGAGCTGCCGCAATGGCGTCTTTATCTTTCTCTGCAGGTTGAACTGCTGCTTTTTTATGCCGTTCAAGACGCGCAGCTTTTTCACGCTCCAGACGTGCCTGCCTTGCTTCGAATCGTGCTTTGGCTTCAGCTGCACGTCGTTCTTCCTGGCGAATTGCGGCAATCTCTGCCTTTTCCTGACGAAAATATTGCACCAGCGGAATATTACTCGGACAAACCCAGGCGCAGGCACCACATTCAATACAGTCGGCAATATTGTGCGCAGTGGCTTTATCGTGTTGCTGACCTTTGCTAAACCAATATAACTGTTGTGGCAGTAAATCTGCCGGACAGGCGTCGGCGCACGAGCTGCAACGAATACAACCTTGTTCTTCTTGCGGTTCGCCGAGTTCCGAAGCTGAAGGGGCTAACAGACAGTTGGTAATTTTGACAACAGGCACATCCAGCCAGGGAAGAGTAAAGCCCATTAATGGCCCGCCCATAATTACCATCTGGTCGGCTGAAGGGCAAAATCCGGCATCGGTTAGCAGATGCTTTACAGGCGTTCCCAGCCGTGCCCATACATTACCCGGACGGCTGACGGCCTCACCAGTAAGTGTGACCACGCGTTCGGTGATCGGCTCTCCGTCAATGACGGCGCGTTTCACCGCGTAAGCCGTACCGACGTTTTGCATTAACACGCCAATATCTGAGGAACGACCGCCATGCGGCACTTGTTTGCCCGTCAGAATATATGTCAACTGTTTGGCACCGCCAGAAGGATACTTGGTTGGGATTACCCGCAGCGATATGTCATGTGAATCAGCAAGAACTGCACGCAGCATGGAAATAGCCTGCGGTTTATTATCTTCAATGCCGATCAACACTTCACGAGGCTGGAGGATATGCGCAAGAATGCGGATACCTTCCACAACTTGTGCGGCACAATCCTGCATCAGACGATCATCAGCAGTGATATATGGCTCACATTCGGCGGCGTTAATAATCAGCGTTTCAATTTTATCGCCACCGCCTTGCAATTTAACGCCAGTCGGGAAGCCTGCACCGCCGAGACCCGCCACGCCAAATTGATGAATACGCGCAATTAACTCCTCGCGGCTGTGATTGCGATAATCCAGCCAGCCATCACGTTCAATCCAGCGATCTTCGCCATCAGCATCAATAATCACGCTTAATTCAGCCAGCGCAGAAGGATGTGCCGTGGAGTGGGGGGCAATGGCGACCACGGTGCCGGAAGTCGGAGCATGTATGGGCAGCATTTTCCCGCGGCCACGCGTTAAAGGCTGACCACGTAAAACATGATCACCCACACTCACGCACAATTCTCCCTCAGCACCTATATGTTGTTTTAGGGGCATAACAAAACGTTGCGCCAGCGGAACCTGGCGCAACGGTGTGCCGTTAGACTGGCTTTTCATTTCTGGTGGATGAATGCCACCATTAAAGTCCCAGATCTTATTTTTTTTAAAGGCAGAGAATAACTTAAGCATGGTGTTCCACTGGAATGATGCGAACAGGAATCGTGTTCAGATCCCACTTCCAACTGTCAGGCGTTTCAGCAACAGGCTGTAAAGAGATGCACTGCGTCGGACAAGGATCAACGCACAAATTGCAGCCAGTACAGAGGTCACTCATGACGGTATGCATTGCGCGGGTAGCACCGACGATGGCATCTACCGGGCAGGCCTGAATACATTTGGTGCAGCCAATGCAATTATTTTCGTCAATCACCGCCACCACTCGTGCTGGCGCGAGTTCCTGCTCTTCGCCATCAATAGGTTGCGGTTCGACATTTAACAATTCAGAAATTTTCAACATAACCGCTTCACCACCTGGCGCACAGCGGTTAATTTTTTCGCCATTGCAACTGATAGCTTCAGCATAAGGGCGACAGCCTGGATAACCGCACTGCCCACACTGGCTTTGCGGTAAAATTTCGTCGATTTTTTCAACGACCGGATCATCTTCCACTGCAAAACGGCGGGAGGCATAACCCAGAATGGCGCCAAACGCCAGGCCTAACAGGCTTATGGCGGCAACGGCAATCCAGATAGTATTCATTACAACTTCACCAAACCACTGAAGCCCATAAAGGCCAGAGACATTAAACCAGCAGTAATCAGCGCAATGGCGTTACCGCGAAATGGTGCCGGAACGTTTGCAACGGCCAGACGTTCGCGAATAGCGGCGAACAATACCATAACCAGCGAAAAGCCCACCGCAGCAGAAAAACCGTACAACGCTGACTGCAGGAAATTGTGCCCGAGATTAATATTCAACAACGCCACACCCAGCACCGCGCAGTTAGTGGTGATAAGTGGGAGAAAAATCCCCAGCAAACGGTAAAGCACCGGGCTGGTTTTACGTACCACCATCTCAGTAAACTGCACCACCACAGCGATAACCAATATAAACGCCAGCGTGCGCAGATAAATCAGATTGAGCGGAATCAGAATCCAGGTATCGATGAGCCATGCGCAAATGGAGGCAAGCGTCATCACAAAGGTCGTTGCCAGTCCCATACCCATTGCCGTTTCCAGCTTTTTGGAAACGCCCATGAACGGACAAAGGCCAAGAAACTTCACCAGTACAAAGTTATTGACCAGTACAGTCCCGACAAACAGTAGCAAGTAATCAGTCATTTTTCGGCCTGAAATAAAAAAGCCGCCTATTATCCGTTAATCCACATCAGGCGACAACAGGTTAACTGTAAGGTTATTACGGGTTCACAAACGTTGCTGTAACACGAGCCGAGCGTTTGAAATAGGGGACGAATAAAGCCGTCGCAAGTAGTGAAAACAGTAACTGACGTACAACCAAAGAGTCAGCAGCTGGTGAAAAGGCAAATGCTTTTACAGCCAACAGCACAGAGATAAGCAGCCAGATAATATAGTGTTTTGGTACACATCGACGGCGTTTAAAGAAAGCGATTGTCAACCACAATGTGTAATACCACATGCCAATGGCGGTAATAAAGGAGGCGGCCCATAACGCCAGACTGGTTGAGCCTTGTTCGCCCAGCATTTTCAACGTTTGCGGTGACGCCAAAGCCATTGCGTAAAGCATCATAGCCAGTGAAACACTCAGCAATGCCACTAAGAGCCAGGCTAATGGTGCAAGCAACCAGCCGCCGATACGTTGTGCCGGTGTTGAGGTCATAATTTCTCCGGATGTGCTAAAGCTAACAGGCGTACCAAATCATTTGAGCCGATTATTATATCGCTTTCAATGATGATCGCTACTTTCTTTATTATTGCACGTAGTGCCAGACGGATTGCGGCACTTTGCCGATATCGTACAGACGACCACCAGAGACCAGTTCTGCACGACGATGGTCAGCAGCACGGTACATATTGATTATTTCATGATCATCGGTAAGGGTATAATTAAGATGGTCAAACAGTTTTTCAAGACTTTCAAGCGAACTGATTTTACGAAATTTTAATAAATAGTCCTGTACAGTCATAGAAGGTTCCATATTAAAATTAATACTAAAGAGGTAGGATTGACTCCGGGAACGGCAAAATAACCACAAAAATTATTCAACAGCCAGCAATGAAATAGGTAGCGATAATGAAAAAATACTCGACAAAATCGAACAAAGAATATCCTGCATACCCGTTACTGACAATCATTAAAGACGTAGTGATAAATATTATTATCCGAATTCAGTGACACATTCTGTTGCATATTGTACAACCGGCTGCGAGCCAGGCGAAAGAAATCTCGTGGTCACCTTTATTTCTTTTGTACCGCTGTTGTTTGCTCAGGTGGTTGATAGTTATCAATATGACTGG
Coding sequences:
- the gstA gene encoding glutathione transferase GstA, producing the protein MKLFYKPGACSLASHITLRESGKDFTLECVDLQNKRLENGDDYFAVNPKGQVPALLLDEGALLTEGVAIMQYLADLVPDHQLLAPVNTLARQTIEWLNYIATELHKGFTPLFRPDTPEEFKPSVRAQLEKKLHYIDDALKDDQWICGARFTIADAYLFTVLRWAYGVKLNMEGLDHIASYMTRMAERPKVKAALSAEGLK
- the dtpA gene encoding dipeptide/tripeptide permease DtpA, whose protein sequence is MSTANNKPTESVSLNAFKQPKAFYLIFSIELWERFGYYGLQGIMAVYLVKQLGMSEADSITLFSSFSALVYGLVAIGGWLGDKVLGTKRVIMLGAIVLAIGYGLVAWSGHDVGVVYMGMAAIAVGNGLFKANPSSLLSTCYAKDDPRLDGAFTMYYMSVNIGSFFSMLATPWLADRYGWSVAFALSVVGLIITIVNFAFCQRWVKQYGSKPDFAPVNYRNLLLTIIGVIALIAIATWLLHNQEIARMALGVVALGIVFIFGKEAIAMKGAARRKMIVAFILMLEAIIFFVLYSQMPTSLNFFAIRNVEHTILGMTVVPEQYQALNPFWIIIGSPILAALYNKMGDTLPMPTKFAIGMVMCSGAFLILPLGAKFATDAGIVSSGWLVASYGLQSIGELMISGLGLAMVAQLVPQRLMGFIMGSWFLTTAGANIIGGYVANMMAVPENVSDPLMSLEVYGRVFMQIGIVTAVIAVLMLLTAPKLNRMTQDDSDDKKASKTATA
- the nth gene encoding endonuclease III; the encoded protein is MNQTKRVEILTRLRDNNPHPTTELNFSSPFELLIAVLLSAQATDVSVNKATAKLYPVANTPAAMLELGVEGLKSYIKTIGLFNTKAENVIKTCRILLEKHNGEVPEDRAALEALPGVGRKTANVVLNTAFGWPTIAVDTHIFRVCNRTQFAPGKNVEQVEEKLLKVVPAEFKVDCHHWLILHGRYTCIARKPRCGSCIIEDLCEYKEKVDI
- a CDS encoding electron transport complex subunit E: MSEIKDVIVQGLWKNNSALVQLLGMCPLLAVTSTATNALGLGLATTLVLTLTNLTISTLRRWTPTEIRIPIYVMIIASVVSAVQMLINAYAFGLYQSLGIFIPLIVTNCIVVGRAEAFAAKKGPALSALDGFAIGMGATGAMFVLGAMREIIGNGTLFDGADALLGNWAKVLRVEIFHTDSPFLLAMLPPGAFIGLGLMLAGKYLIDEKMKKRRAKTVVNEIPAGETGKV
- the rsxG gene encoding electron transport complex subunit RsxG; translation: MLKTIRKHGITLALFAAGSAGLTAAINQMTKSTIAEQAAIQQKALFDQVLPADHYNNRLTESCYLVNAPELGKGEHRVYIAKQDDQPVAAVLEATAPDGYSGAIQLLVGADFSGTILGTRVTEHHETPGLGDKIERRLSDWITFFAGKKIDGADDRRWAVKKDGGEFDQFTGATITPRAVVNAVKRAGLYAQQLPEQLPQLTACGE
- the rsxD gene encoding electron transport complex subunit RsxD, translated to MVFRIASSPYTHNQRQTSRIMLLVLLAAIPGIATQLWFFGWGTLVQIILAVISALSAEALVLKLRNQPIAAILKDNSALLTGLLLAVSIPPLAPWWMVVLGTVFAVIIAKQLYGGLGQNPFNPAMIGYVVLLISFPVQMTNWLPPYEIAATVPGMADTLQVIFTGHTTSGGDMSTLRMGIDGISQATPLDTLKTSLHSGRSVEQIMQYPIFSGMLAGAGWQWVNLAWLAGGVWLLAIKVIRWHIPVSFLVSLALCATLGWLFAPESLASPQIHMLSGATMLGAFFILTDPVTASTTNRGRLIFGALAGVLVWLIRSFGGYPDGVAFAVLLANITVPLIDYYTRPRVYGHRKG
- the rsxC gene encoding electron transport complex subunit RsxC → MLKLFSAFKKNKIWDFNGGIHPPEMKSQSNGTPLRQVPLAQRFVMPLKQHIGAEGELCVSVGDHVLRGQPLTRGRGKMLPIHAPTSGTVVAIAPHSTAHPSALAELSVIIDADGEDRWIERDGWLDYRNHSREELIARIHQFGVAGLGGAGFPTGVKLQGGGDKIETLIINAAECEPYITADDRLMQDCAAQVVEGIRILAHILQPREVLIGIEDNKPQAISMLRAVLADSHDISLRVIPTKYPSGGAKQLTYILTGKQVPHGGRSSDIGVLMQNVGTAYAVKRAVIDGEPITERVVTLTGEAVSRPGNVWARLGTPVKHLLTDAGFCPSADQMVIMGGPLMGFTLPWLDVPVVKITNCLLAPSASELGEPQEEQGCIRCSSCADACPADLLPQQLYWFSKGQQHDKATAHNIADCIECGACAWVCPSNIPLVQYFRQEKAEIAAIRQEERRAAEAKARFEARQARLEREKAARLERHKKAAVQPAEKDKDAIAAALARVKEKQTQATQPIIIKAGERPDNSAIIAAREARKAQARAKQAQILQADESPSTADPRKAAVEAAIARAKARKQEQQAVTDTSANETVDPRKAAVEAAIARAKARKQQQQASANTSANETVDPRKAAVEAAIARAKARKQEQQAAANTSDNETVDPRKAAVEAAIARAKARKQQQQAAANTSDNETVEPRNTTAANGEEVVDPRKAAIAAAIARAQAKKAAQQKVVNED
- the rsxB gene encoding electron transport complex subunit RsxB, producing MNTIWIAVAAISLLGLAFGAILGYASRRFAVEDDPVVEKIDEILPQSQCGQCGYPGCRPYAEAISCNGEKINRCAPGGEAVMLKISELLNVEPQPIDGEEQELAPARVVAVIDENNCIGCTKCIQACPVDAIVGATRAMHTVMSDLCTGCNLCVDPCPTQCISLQPVAETPDSWKWDLNTIPVRIIPVEHHA
- the rsxA gene encoding electron transport complex subunit RsxA, yielding MTDYLLLFVGTVLVNNFVLVKFLGLCPFMGVSKKLETAMGMGLATTFVMTLASICAWLIDTWILIPLNLIYLRTLAFILVIAVVVQFTEMVVRKTSPVLYRLLGIFLPLITTNCAVLGVALLNINLGHNFLQSALYGFSAAVGFSLVMVLFAAIRERLAVANVPAPFRGNAIALITAGLMSLAFMGFSGLVKL
- a CDS encoding DUF2569 domain-containing protein, which translates into the protein MTSTPAQRIGGWLLAPLAWLLVALLSVSLAMMLYAMALASPQTLKMLGEQGSTSLALWAASFITAIGMWYYTLWLTIAFFKRRRCVPKHYIIWLLISVLLAVKAFAFSPAADSLVVRQLLFSLLATALFVPYFKRSARVTATFVNP
- the ydgT gene encoding transcription modulator YdgT, translating into MTVQDYLLKFRKISSLESLEKLFDHLNYTLTDDHEIINMYRAADHRRAELVSGGRLYDIGKVPQSVWHYVQ